The following are encoded in a window of Panicum virgatum strain AP13 chromosome 5N, P.virgatum_v5, whole genome shotgun sequence genomic DNA:
- the LOC120672848 gene encoding zinc finger protein STOP1 homolog: MEGGMSSLETAMKASSLVASGTATNADPDQQTVRSNSVEQFYFPRPGQSLPGIPPFFGPLSSSLYLPNDNEAKVGNQFEPNPSQNTDWDPQAIVSNLTFLEQKIKQVKDVVQSMSNRENQVAGGSCELAAKQQLITADLTSIVIQLITTAGSLLPSMKNPLSSNPAVRQLSNTLGSPMGFGMIANQRPSVDSKTDIPDIGKASGYEELINSLNTTQDERDDLIKCPNPCGGEGSEPTPMEDLDVKESDDGEHEGENLPPGSYVVLQLEKEEILAPHTHFCLICGKGFKRDANLRMHMRGHGDEYKTAAALAKPTKDSGSDHAPVTRYSCPFVGCKRNKEHKKFQPLKTILCVKNHYKRSHCDKRYTCSRCNTKKFSVIADLKTHEKHCGRDKWLCSCGTTFSRKDKLFGHVALFQGHTPALPMDDVKVSEASEQQQDSEPMNEISRSMGCFPCSSSDGISNLDMKMADDARGYYSPLSFDPCFGALDDFTRPGFDISEDPFAFLPSGCGYVHQNGDN, encoded by the coding sequence ATGGAAGGCGGGATGTCAAGTTTGGAAACTGCCATGAAAGCTTCTTCATTGGTTGCAAGTGGTACGGCAACGAATGCTGACCCTGACCAACAGACTGTCCGCTCCAATTCAGTAGAGCAGTTTTATTTTCCAAGACCTGGCCAATCTTTGCCAGGCATTCCACCATTCTTTGGGCCTCTCTCCTCCAGTTTGTATCTTCCTAATGACAATGAAGCTAAAGTTGGCAATCAATTTGAACCAAATCCTTCACAGAATACAGATTGGGATCCGCAAGCTATAGTTAGCAACCTAACTTTCCTTGAGCAGAAGATCAAGCAGGTAAAAGATGTTGTGCAGTCCATGAGTAACCGAGAGAACCAAGTAGCTGGCGGTTCCTGTGAGCTAGCAGCAAAGCAGCAGCTCATAACTGCTGATCTCACTAGCATTGTAATCCAGCTTATCACAACTGCTGGTTCGCTGCTCCCTTCAATGAAGAACCCACTTAGCAGCAATCCAGCAGTAAGGCAGCTCAGCAATACTCTTGGTTCTCCTATGGGCTTTGGCATGATTGCTAATCAGCGACCAAGTGTAGATAGCAAGACTGATATTCCTGACATTGGAAAGGCCTCTGGTTATGAGGAACTGATCAATAGCCTTAATACTACCCAAGATGAaagagatgatctgatcaaatGCCCAAATCCTTGTGGTGGGGAAGGGTCTGAACCGACTCCGATGGAAGACCTTGATGTAAAAGAGAGTGATGATGGTGAACATGAGGGAGAGAATCTCCCCCCTGGTTCTTATGTAGTATTGCAATTGGAAAAGGAGGAGATTTTAGCACCGCATACTCATTTCTGCTTGATCTGTGGGAAGGGCTTCAAGAGAGATGCTAACCTAAGGATGCACATGAGGGGCCATGGAGACGAGTACAAGactgctgcggctcttgccaaGCCCACAAAGGATTCTGGTTCAGATCATGCACCAGTTACAAGGTACTCATGCCCATTTGTGGGTTGCAAGCGGAACAAAGAGCACAAGAAGTTCCAACCTCTCAAGACAATCTTGTGTGTGAAGAATCACTACAAGCGAAGCCATTGTGACAAGAGATACACCTGCAGCCGTTGCAACACTAAAAAGTTTTCTGTGATTGCTGACTTGAAGACTCATGAGAAGCATTGTGGTCGTGACAAGTGGCTCTGTTCTTGTGGAACAACATTCTCTAGGAAGGACAAGCTTTTCGGGCATGTTGCGCTTTTCCAGGGCCACACACCTGCGCTCCCCATGGATGATGTCAAGGTATCAGAAGCATCAGAGCAACAGCAGGACAGCGAGCCTATGAATGAAATTTCTAGGAGCATGGGGTGCTTCCCTTGCAGCTCGTCTGATGGCATTTCAAACCTTGACATGAAAATGGCTGATGATGCACGCGGCTATTACTCGCCGCTGAGCTTTGATCCTTGCTTTGGCGCACTCGATGACTTCACTCGCCCTGGATTCGACATCTCCGAGGATCCCTTCGCTTTTCTGCCTTCGGGATGCGGTTAT